In a single window of the Zea mays cultivar B73 chromosome 5, Zm-B73-REFERENCE-NAM-5.0, whole genome shotgun sequence genome:
- the LOC100274392 gene encoding Malonyl-CoA:anthocyanidin 5-O-glucoside-6''-O-malonyltransferase produces the protein MAVSPDQQQPPAGVGSPLPSPRLRVRVRDTTLVPPSPSPPETSLPLTFLDIFWLHSPPVERLFIYRLAPDADVDAIISRLRDSLHQAVRAFYPLAGRLRLTPGTSDRYELHYRPGDAVTFTVAECDDDDADAHFDALATDEPREVAKIATLVPPLPERGGLFAVQATLLPARRGLSIGVTVHHAACDGSGSTHFLHTWAVACRAGAEAPPPPPPVIDRSLIADPRRMYDVFIQGAPSTEEYEFVKMSADQLFATFALSKDELKRIKDAVAEEAARRGVAPPRCSSLVATFGFVWSCYQQAKEASSGAGEFPMTCMAFPVDHRSRMEPPLPDKYLGNCVGPAFALAPTGELAQAGAGGFFSACAAVASSIDEAVRDIETSNVEVWFDRIRDLIPMGFLTVAGSPRFRVYDMDFGFGRPAKVDVVSVARTGAVAVAESWDGNGGIEVGVSLQPAAMKRYRKCFADAIAWLHQRT, from the coding sequence ATGGCCGTGTCGCCGGACCAGCAGCAGCCACCTGCAGGGGTAGGGTCTCCCTTGCCGTCTCCTCGCCTCCGCGTCCGCGTCCGCGACACCACCCTCgtgccgccgtctccgtcaccacCGGAGACCTCGCTCCCGCTCACCTTCTTGGACATCTTCTGGCTGCACTCCCCGCCCGTCGAGCGCCTCTTCATCTACCGCCTCGCCCCCGACGCTGACGTCGACGCCATCATCTCCAGACTCCGGGACTCCTTGCACCAGGCCGTCCGCGCCTTCTACCCTCTCGCCGGCCGCCTCCGCCTCACCCCCGGCACGTCCGACCGCTACGAGCTGCACTACCGCCCGGGTGACGCCGTCACCTTCACCGTCGCCGAGTGCGACGACGATGACGCGGACGCGCACTTCGACGCCCTCGCCACCGACGAGCCCCGCGAGGTTGCCAAGATCGCCACGCTCGTGCCGCCGCTGCCGGAGCGCGGCGGGCTGTTCGCCGTCCAGGCCACGCTCCTTCCCGCGCGCCGCGGCCTCTCCATCGGCGTCACCGTGCACCACGCCGCCTGCGACGGCTCGGGCTCCACGCATTTCCTGCACACCTGGGCGGTCGCCTGCAGAGCCGGCGCagaagcgccgccgccgccgccgcctgtcATCGACCGGTCACTCATCGCCGACCCAAGGCGCATGTACGACGTCTTCATCCAAGGAGCGCCGAGCACTGAAGAGTACGAGTTCGTCAAGATGTCCGCCGACCAGCTCTTCGCTACGTTCGCGCTGTCCAAGGACGAACTGAAGCGCATCAAGGACGCTGTGGCCGAGGAGGCTGCGAGGCGCGGCGTCGCGCCGCCCCGGTGCTCCTCTCTAGTTgccaccttcggcttcgtctggtCGTGCTACCAGCAAGCCAAGGAGGCCAGCAGCGGCGCCGGAGAGTTCCCTATGACCTGCATGGCCTTTCCCGTCGACCACCGCTCGCGGATGGAGCCTCCCCTGCCGGACAAGTACCTCGGCAACTGCGTCGGCCCAGCGTTCGCGCTGGCACCAACAGGCGAGCTGGCCCAGGCCGGCGCAGGCGGGTTCTTTAGCGCGTGCGCCGCCGTCGCCTCCTCCATCGACGAAGCTGTACGCGACATCGAGACATCAAACGTGGAGGTGTGGTTTGACCGCATCAGGGATTTAATCCCGATGGGTTTTCTGACCGTGGCCGGTTCGCCGAGGTTCCGCGTCTACGATATGGACTTCGGATTCGGCCGGCCGGCGAAGGTGGATGTCGTGTCCGTGGCGAGGACCGGCGCAGTGGCGGTGGCGGAGAGTTGGGATGGTAACGGCGGGATAGAGGTTGGGGTCTCTCTACAGCCGGCTGCCATGAAGAGGTACAGGAAGTGCTTCGCGGATGCTATCGCGTGGCTCCACCAGAGGACATGA